CGAGCACAACACGAACGCGAACATCGCGCGGCTCTTCGTGCGCGAGGCGAAGATCCTCGCCAACCTCCAGCACCCGAACATCGTCGGCGTGATCGACTTCGGCGAGGAGGACGGCGCGTACATCATGGTGCTGGACTACGTCCGCGCCTTCCACCTCGGGCTCTGGCTCCTGTACCGCCGCGCGCAAGGGTGGCAGCTCCCGATCGCGGGCGCGATCTACATCATGACGAAGGTGCTCGACGCGCTCGAGTACGCGCACACGCTGAAGCTCCCCGACGGCACCCAGCTCGACATCATCCACGCCGACGTCTCGCCGTCGAACATCCTCGTCGACACCGACGGTCACGTGAAGCTGCTCGACTTCGGCATCGCGCGCATGCGCGGCGAGGTCACGAAGACGACCGACAAGGCGACGATCCGCGGCAAGCTCGCGTACCTCCCGCTCGAGGCGCTCGACGGCTCGCCGCCGAGCGTGCAGACCGACGTCTACGCGGCGGGGATCACGCTCTACGAGCTGCTCGCCGGCGCGCATCCGTTCGCGGTCGAGGACGACACGGTGACGATCGCGCGCGTCATCTCGCACACGCCGCCGCCGATCAGCGCGGCGCGCCCGGAGGTGCCGCCCGAGCTCGACGCGATCCTCGAGCGCGGCATGTCGAAGCTCCGCGAGACGCGCTACGCGAGCGCGAAGGAGTTCGCGCGCGAGCTGCGCCGCGTCCAGCCGATCCCCGAGGACGAGGTCGCGGCGAGCCTCGCCCTGCTCGTGAGGCAGGACTTCGCGTCGATGCCCGACATGCCCGACCTCGGCGCGATCTCCCTCGCCGAGCTCGAGGCGGCCTGGCGCAACCCGCCGCCGCCCTCGAACGTCGTCGCGACGGGCCGGAACCGCGCGATCGAGTTCGCGCCGACGCAGCCGCCCGACCCCGAGCCGCCGCCGCCGGCGAAGAGGAGCGCCGCGCTGCCGATCGCGATCGCGATCGCGGTCGTCGCCGCGATCGGCGTCGCGGCGGCGGTCCTCGTCCTCGCGCTGCGGCGCGCGCCCGACGACGACGCTCCGCCCACGATCATCTCGGTCCGCGACGACAGCAAGGGCGCCATGACCGCGTCGTCGGGCGCGCTCCCCGTCGTCGTGACGGCAGAGCCGAGCGCGCCGGCGGCGTCCTCGGTCGCGCCGGCGGCGCCGTCCGCGTCGGCGCCGCGCGCGAAGCCGGCCGATCCCTTCACCGCCGCGGTCGCGAAGCAGCTCCCCGCGATGGACGCGTGCGTCCGCGAGCACGCCGGCGCCGACGGCGCGCCCGAGATCCAGATCCGCTTCACGGTCGAGCCCTCCGGCGCGGTGCAGAAGGTCGAGCTCACGCCCGCCGACCTCACCGCGGCGCCGCTCGGGCAGTGCATCATCGGCGCGGCGCGGCAAACCAAATTCCCACCTCAGCCGCAAGAGACGAAATTGACGATTCCGCTGAAGGCCCGCCGCATCCCGTGAGGCGGGCCTTTCTCTTCGC
This Labilithrix sp. DNA region includes the following protein-coding sequences:
- a CDS encoding serine/threonine protein kinase, with protein sequence MSEVEDEVVAPDPMVGATVLGRYRIVARLAAGGMGVVYLARAEGAAGFAKPVVVKRILPEHNTNANIARLFVREAKILANLQHPNIVGVIDFGEEDGAYIMVLDYVRAFHLGLWLLYRRAQGWQLPIAGAIYIMTKVLDALEYAHTLKLPDGTQLDIIHADVSPSNILVDTDGHVKLLDFGIARMRGEVTKTTDKATIRGKLAYLPLEALDGSPPSVQTDVYAAGITLYELLAGAHPFAVEDDTVTIARVISHTPPPISAARPEVPPELDAILERGMSKLRETRYASAKEFARELRRVQPIPEDEVAASLALLVRQDFASMPDMPDLGAISLAELEAAWRNPPPPSNVVATGRNRAIEFAPTQPPDPEPPPPAKRSAALPIAIAIAVVAAIGVAAAVLVLALRRAPDDDAPPTIISVRDDSKGAMTASSGALPVVVTAEPSAPAASSVAPAAPSASAPRAKPADPFTAAVAKQLPAMDACVREHAGADGAPEIQIRFTVEPSGAVQKVELTPADLTAAPLGQCIIGAARQTKFPPQPQETKLTIPLKARRIP